One stretch of Procambarus clarkii isolate CNS0578487 chromosome 35, FALCON_Pclarkii_2.0, whole genome shotgun sequence DNA includes these proteins:
- the LOC123768510 gene encoding uncharacterized protein isoform X1: protein MDAVVDHKLAAELAEIKRVLRRKERKLKKYNQVLGAKKHVRETLRRHNGASDSQNNSSSDPEKNITEEVEIKSSGSRTVTFSNDSPKVIFVSPTPYLESKRKDKNHKHYRSLSSRRSNSQDRKKFEKESCAKDDQAGVPSTEANHENEFPNRNNDKQFEKTPIVSDLTNNNDSPKICNTSFGSSSIGAFSEINTLKNNGDKLSLPKQVALVSGDKGTVQNKLSICEVTESKVSGKECSDGLSEFPHYNETHYPSNSHSEPEVTSFKNFSQAQDSRQPLHHSTPNDKSINWFENESCLPKPSPEKNDNTSSITHILFENVSQNCTNSVISRKDNQELQVERMLSFKDSSSQNEVGSQDLFETQLHTRSENIEIKRSCASHRKWWKNHRTTQSSSEGSGSVTSDKGEPSKRLTGIIDQNCVSQVSINEPLTKIDMQEDHNTRMHQTEELMIKEIEQEMMKEFISEISEKEVSTNCEISKEIAEGKERIKMNRKSNFHTSEVIHKVRHKDEVQNKLIRVLDESENLNKCKFLNNCIDDLNKGSIQKTVPDELFEDNIDVFVHEASCLENSEQQNRHSNTAKECDALKEKGRLKVIPQEHCNKENLPVGNVIAQKNCLENVVRSNKDRDILCVNEANVHSEYTYQDETFINDTKHEPHNFINKENVRLHTLSVSEKYGRILTSSLVTLPDGNEDKINILTVHECGFILWSASRKGRWLRARSESHPVDLQSSFGKPASSRVGLQEIWEELSEVSHQVGRASDIRNIVAVGLPSDEETRYLVAITTTTEADLRLLCILFSPSDKSLVIESGLGLSFCSTSKNLFACALGEWCIAIYWNTIEPSSSACFLVVDLDVTFSKRNKQWALQCCSSLRSQILDRPLDCLVALNQPDPKGVVLCTAGNILYIYDAIENTILQQIKWEAIPPSWTLASQELVFLISMDIDGGKMHLTVLNPVSGIQETFTETFPDDLRLHESNTEDASLKPCGTVRLTCACFQPYGLVLVLDNGVVVHVPFDAFKCKMEPVKMEDVQYR, encoded by the exons ATAATTCAAGCAGTGATCCTGAGAAAAATATTACAGAGGAAGTAGAGATCAAGTCCAGTGGTTCAAGAACAGTCACATTTAGTAATGATTCCCCAAAAGTTATTTTTGTTTCTCCAACCCCATATCTTGAGAGTAAAAGAAAAGACAAAAATCACAAACATTATAGATCGTTGTCATCTCGGAGATCTAATTCTCAGGATAGAAAGAAATTTGAAAAGGAATCATGTGCCAAGGACGACCAGGCAGGAGTACCTTCAACGGAAGCTAATCATGAAAATGAATTTCCAAACAGAAACAATGACAAACAATTTGAAAAAACTCCAATAGTCAGTGATCTGACAAACAATAATGATTCACCCAAGATATGTAACACTAGTTTTGGCAGTTCTTCCATTGGTGCTTTTTCTGAAATTAATACTTTAAAGAACAATGGGGATAAACTTTCTCTTCCTAAACAAGTTGCTTTGGTTTCTGGTGATAAAGGAACAGTTCAAAATAAACTATCTATCTGTGAAGTAACTGAATCAAAGGTTTCTGGAAAGGAATGCAGTGATGGTCTGTCAGAATTTCCTCACTATAATGAAACACACTATCCTTCTAATTCCCACAGTGAGCCAGAGGTAACAAGCTTCAAGAATTTTAGTCAAGCTCAAGACTCTCGACAACCACTACATCACAGCACACCCAATGACAAGAGTATAAATTGGTttgaaaatgaaagctgtttgccTAAGCCGTCACCAGAAAAAAATGACAACACTTCAAGCATTACACATATTTTGTTTGAAAATGTTTCTCAAAACTGTACAAATTCTGTGATTAGTAGAAAAGATAATCAAGAGCTTCAGGTAGAAAGAATGTTAAGTTTTAAAGATTCCAGTTCGCAGAACGAAGTGGGGTCACAGGATCTCTTTGAAACGCAGCTCCACACTCGGTCTGAAAATATTGAGATAAAACGAAGTTGTGCATCTCATAGAAAGTGGTGGAAAAATCACAGAACTACGCAGAGTAGTTCAGAAGGTTCAGGAAGTGTGACCAGTGACAAAGGTGAACCCAGCAAAAGACTGACTGGAATTATTGACCAAAATTGTGTCAGTCAAGTGAGCATTAATGAGCCGCTCACAAAAATAGACATGCAGGAAGACCATAATACCAGAATGCACCAAACAGAAGAACTTATGATAAAGGAGATTGAACAAGAAATGATGAAGGAATTTATAAGTGAAATTTCTGAAAAAGAAGTGAGTACAAACTGTGAAATTTCTAAAGAAATTGCAGAAGGCAAGGAAAGAATAAAAATGAACAGAAAGAGCAATTTTCATACTTCTGAGGTGATACATAAAGTGAGACATAAAGATGAGGTGCAGAACAAATTAATTAGAGTTTTAGACGAGTCTGAAAATTTGAACAAATGTAAATTTCTAAATAATTGTATTGATGATCTAAATAAAGGCTCAATCCAAAAAACTGTGCCTGATGAACTTTTTGAAGATAACATTGATGTTTTTGTTCATGAAGCTTCTTGCCTAGAGAACAGTGAACAGCAAAACAGACATTCTAATACTGCCAAAGAATGTGATGCATTAAAGGAGAAAGGAAGACTTAAGGTAATTCCTCAAGAGCACTGTAATAAAGAGAATTTACCAGTAGGTAATGTAATTGCTCAGAAAAATTGCCTTGAAAACGTAGTGAGAAGTAACAAAGATAGAGATATCCTTTGTGTAAATGAAGCAAATGTGCATTCTGAATATACATATCAAGATGAAACATTTATTAATGATACAAAACATGAACCACATAACTTTATTAATAAAGAaaatgtgaggctgcatactctgTCAGTCAGTGAGAAGTATGGGAGAATTCTAACATCATCTCTGGTAACCTTACCTGATGGTAATGAAGACAAAATAAATATCCTCACCGTACATGAATGTGGCTTTATTCTTTGGAGTGCAAGTAGAaaaggaaggtggttaagggcaaGATCAGAAAGTCATCCAGTAGATCTGCAGTCCAGTTTTGGAAAGCCAGCTTCAAGCAGAGTAGGtttacaagagatctgggaagaaTTAAGTGAAGTTTCTCACCAAGTTGGAAGAGCATCAGATATAAG GAATATTGTAGCAGTGGGACTGCCATCAGATGAAGAAACCAGATACTTGGTAGCCATAACTACAACTACCGAAGCAGACTTGCGGTTACTCTGCATACTTTTTAGCCCAAGTGACAAGTCGTTGGTCATAGAATCTGGACTCGGCCTTTCTTTTTG CAGTACATCCAAGAATTTGTTTGCCTGTGCACTTGGAGAATGGTGCATTGCTATTTATTGGAACACCATTGAACCTTCCAGTTCAGCGTGCTTTTTAGTAGTGGATTTGGATGTGACATTTTCCAAACGTAACAAACAGTGGGCGCTACAGTGTTGTTCTTCACTGCGTTCACAAATTCTGGATAGACCTCTAGATTGTCTTGTAGCTCTTAATCAACCAG ATCCCAAGGGAGTTGTGTTGTGCACAGCAGGgaacatcctatatatatatgatgctATAGAAAATACCATCTTGCAGCAAATTAAGTGGGAGGCTATACCACCATCTTGGACCTTAGCATCTCAA GAGTTGGTGTTTCTCATAAGCATGGACATCGATGGTGGGAAGATGCACTTGACAGTTCTGAATCCTGTAAGTGGCATACAAGAAACCTTCACCGAGACATTTCCTGATGACTTAAG attacatgAGAGCAACACTGAAGACGCCTCATTAAAACCGTGCGGAACTGTTAGACTAACTTGTGCTTGTTTTCAGCCATATGGTCTTGTCCTTGTGTTAGACAATGGAGTTGTAGTTCATGTGCCCTTTGATGCTTTTAAATGTAAAATGGAACCTGTgaaaatggaagatgtacagtacagatga
- the LOC123768510 gene encoding uncharacterized protein isoform X3, producing MDAVVDHKLAAELAEIKRVLRRKERKLKKYNQVLGAKKHVRETLRRHNGASDSQNNSSSDPEKNITEEVEIKSSGSRTVTFSNDSPKVIFVSPTPYLESKRKDKNHKHYRSLSSRRSNSQDRKKFEKESCAKDDQAGVPSTEANHENEFPNRNNDKQFEKTPIVSDLTNNNDSPKICNTSFGSSSIGAFSEINTLKNNGDKLSLPKQVALVSGDKGTVQNKLSICEVTESKVSGKECSDGLSEFPHYNETHYPSNSHSEPEVTSFKNFSQAQDSRQPLHHSTPNDKSINWFENESCLPKPSPEKNDNTSSITHILFENVSQNCTNSVISRKDNQELQVERMLSFKDSSSQNEVGSQDLFETQLHTRSENIEIKRSCASHRKWWKNHRTTQSSSEGSGSVTSDKGEPSKRLTGIIDQNCVSQVSINEPLTKIDMQEDHNTRMHQTEELMIKEIEQEMMKEFISEISEKEVSTNCEISKEIAEGKERIKMNRKSNFHTSEVIHKVRHKDEVQNKLIRVLDESENLNKCKFLNNCIDDLNKGSIQKTVPDELFEDNIDVFVHEASCLENSEQQNRHSNTAKECDALKEKGRLKVIPQEHCNKENLPVGNVIAQKNCLENVVRSNKDRDILCVNEANVHSEYTYQDETFINDTKHEPHNFINKENVRLHTLSVSEKYGRILTSSLVTLPDGNEDKINILTVHECGFILWSASRKGRWLRARSESHPVDLQSSFGKPASSRVGLQEIWEELSEVSHQVGRASDIRNIVAVGLPSDEETRYLVAITTTTEADLRLLCILFSPSDKSLVIESGLGLSFCSTSKNLFACALGEWCIAIYWNTIEPSSSACFLVVDLDVTFSKRNKQWALQCCSSLRSQILDRPLDCLVALNQPVPLTLSNLPASHLRKKAVVKHRQLYFLM from the exons ATAATTCAAGCAGTGATCCTGAGAAAAATATTACAGAGGAAGTAGAGATCAAGTCCAGTGGTTCAAGAACAGTCACATTTAGTAATGATTCCCCAAAAGTTATTTTTGTTTCTCCAACCCCATATCTTGAGAGTAAAAGAAAAGACAAAAATCACAAACATTATAGATCGTTGTCATCTCGGAGATCTAATTCTCAGGATAGAAAGAAATTTGAAAAGGAATCATGTGCCAAGGACGACCAGGCAGGAGTACCTTCAACGGAAGCTAATCATGAAAATGAATTTCCAAACAGAAACAATGACAAACAATTTGAAAAAACTCCAATAGTCAGTGATCTGACAAACAATAATGATTCACCCAAGATATGTAACACTAGTTTTGGCAGTTCTTCCATTGGTGCTTTTTCTGAAATTAATACTTTAAAGAACAATGGGGATAAACTTTCTCTTCCTAAACAAGTTGCTTTGGTTTCTGGTGATAAAGGAACAGTTCAAAATAAACTATCTATCTGTGAAGTAACTGAATCAAAGGTTTCTGGAAAGGAATGCAGTGATGGTCTGTCAGAATTTCCTCACTATAATGAAACACACTATCCTTCTAATTCCCACAGTGAGCCAGAGGTAACAAGCTTCAAGAATTTTAGTCAAGCTCAAGACTCTCGACAACCACTACATCACAGCACACCCAATGACAAGAGTATAAATTGGTttgaaaatgaaagctgtttgccTAAGCCGTCACCAGAAAAAAATGACAACACTTCAAGCATTACACATATTTTGTTTGAAAATGTTTCTCAAAACTGTACAAATTCTGTGATTAGTAGAAAAGATAATCAAGAGCTTCAGGTAGAAAGAATGTTAAGTTTTAAAGATTCCAGTTCGCAGAACGAAGTGGGGTCACAGGATCTCTTTGAAACGCAGCTCCACACTCGGTCTGAAAATATTGAGATAAAACGAAGTTGTGCATCTCATAGAAAGTGGTGGAAAAATCACAGAACTACGCAGAGTAGTTCAGAAGGTTCAGGAAGTGTGACCAGTGACAAAGGTGAACCCAGCAAAAGACTGACTGGAATTATTGACCAAAATTGTGTCAGTCAAGTGAGCATTAATGAGCCGCTCACAAAAATAGACATGCAGGAAGACCATAATACCAGAATGCACCAAACAGAAGAACTTATGATAAAGGAGATTGAACAAGAAATGATGAAGGAATTTATAAGTGAAATTTCTGAAAAAGAAGTGAGTACAAACTGTGAAATTTCTAAAGAAATTGCAGAAGGCAAGGAAAGAATAAAAATGAACAGAAAGAGCAATTTTCATACTTCTGAGGTGATACATAAAGTGAGACATAAAGATGAGGTGCAGAACAAATTAATTAGAGTTTTAGACGAGTCTGAAAATTTGAACAAATGTAAATTTCTAAATAATTGTATTGATGATCTAAATAAAGGCTCAATCCAAAAAACTGTGCCTGATGAACTTTTTGAAGATAACATTGATGTTTTTGTTCATGAAGCTTCTTGCCTAGAGAACAGTGAACAGCAAAACAGACATTCTAATACTGCCAAAGAATGTGATGCATTAAAGGAGAAAGGAAGACTTAAGGTAATTCCTCAAGAGCACTGTAATAAAGAGAATTTACCAGTAGGTAATGTAATTGCTCAGAAAAATTGCCTTGAAAACGTAGTGAGAAGTAACAAAGATAGAGATATCCTTTGTGTAAATGAAGCAAATGTGCATTCTGAATATACATATCAAGATGAAACATTTATTAATGATACAAAACATGAACCACATAACTTTATTAATAAAGAaaatgtgaggctgcatactctgTCAGTCAGTGAGAAGTATGGGAGAATTCTAACATCATCTCTGGTAACCTTACCTGATGGTAATGAAGACAAAATAAATATCCTCACCGTACATGAATGTGGCTTTATTCTTTGGAGTGCAAGTAGAaaaggaaggtggttaagggcaaGATCAGAAAGTCATCCAGTAGATCTGCAGTCCAGTTTTGGAAAGCCAGCTTCAAGCAGAGTAGGtttacaagagatctgggaagaaTTAAGTGAAGTTTCTCACCAAGTTGGAAGAGCATCAGATATAAG GAATATTGTAGCAGTGGGACTGCCATCAGATGAAGAAACCAGATACTTGGTAGCCATAACTACAACTACCGAAGCAGACTTGCGGTTACTCTGCATACTTTTTAGCCCAAGTGACAAGTCGTTGGTCATAGAATCTGGACTCGGCCTTTCTTTTTG CAGTACATCCAAGAATTTGTTTGCCTGTGCACTTGGAGAATGGTGCATTGCTATTTATTGGAACACCATTGAACCTTCCAGTTCAGCGTGCTTTTTAGTAGTGGATTTGGATGTGACATTTTCCAAACGTAACAAACAGTGGGCGCTACAGTGTTGTTCTTCACTGCGTTCACAAATTCTGGATAGACCTCTAGATTGTCTTGTAGCTCTTAATCAACCAG TACCTCTCACTCTGTCAAACTTGCCTGCATCCCACCTCAGAAAGAAGGCAGTTGTGAAACACAGACAGCTTTATTTCCTTATGTGA
- the LOC123768510 gene encoding uncharacterized protein isoform X2, whose protein sequence is MDAVVDHKLAAELAEIKRVLRRKERKLKKYNQVLGAKKHVRETLRRHNGASDSQNNSSSDPEKNITEEVEIKSSGSRTVTFSNDSPKVIFVSPTPYLESKRKDKNHKHYRSLSSRRSNSQDRKKFEKESCAKDDQAGVPSTEANHENEFPNRNNDKQFEKTPIVSDLTNNNDSPKICNTSFGSSSIGAFSEINTLKNNGDKLSLPKQVALVSGDKGTVQNKLSICEVTESKVSGKECSDGLSEFPHYNETHYPSNSHSEPEVTSFKNFSQAQDSRQPLHHSTPNDKSINWFENESCLPKPSPEKNDNTSSITHILFENVSQNCTNSVISRKDNQELQVERMLSFKDSSSQNEVGSQDLFETQLHTRSENIEIKRSCASHRKWWKNHRTTQSSSEGSGSVTSDKGEPSKRLTGIIDQNCVSQVSINEPLTKIDMQEDHNTRMHQTEELMIKEIEQEMMKEFISEISEKEVSTNCEISKEIAEGKERIKMNRKSNFHTSEVIHKVRHKDEVQNKLIRVLDESENLNKCKFLNNCIDDLNKGSIQKTVPDELFEDNIDVFVHEASCLENSEQQNRHSNTAKECDALKEKGRLKVIPQEHCNKENLPVGNVIAQKNCLENVVRSNKDRDILCVNEANVHSEYTYQDETFINDTKHEPHNFINKENVRLHTLSVSEKYGRILTSSLVTLPDGNEDKINILTVHECGFILWSASRKGRWLRARSESHPVDLQSSFGKPASSRVGLQEIWEELSEVSHQVGRASDIRNIVAVGLPSDEETRYLVAITTTTEADLRLLCILFSPSDKSLVIESGLGLSFCTSKNLFACALGEWCIAIYWNTIEPSSSACFLVVDLDVTFSKRNKQWALQCCSSLRSQILDRPLDCLVALNQPDPKGVVLCTAGNILYIYDAIENTILQQIKWEAIPPSWTLASQELVFLISMDIDGGKMHLTVLNPVSGIQETFTETFPDDLRLHESNTEDASLKPCGTVRLTCACFQPYGLVLVLDNGVVVHVPFDAFKCKMEPVKMEDVQYR, encoded by the exons ATAATTCAAGCAGTGATCCTGAGAAAAATATTACAGAGGAAGTAGAGATCAAGTCCAGTGGTTCAAGAACAGTCACATTTAGTAATGATTCCCCAAAAGTTATTTTTGTTTCTCCAACCCCATATCTTGAGAGTAAAAGAAAAGACAAAAATCACAAACATTATAGATCGTTGTCATCTCGGAGATCTAATTCTCAGGATAGAAAGAAATTTGAAAAGGAATCATGTGCCAAGGACGACCAGGCAGGAGTACCTTCAACGGAAGCTAATCATGAAAATGAATTTCCAAACAGAAACAATGACAAACAATTTGAAAAAACTCCAATAGTCAGTGATCTGACAAACAATAATGATTCACCCAAGATATGTAACACTAGTTTTGGCAGTTCTTCCATTGGTGCTTTTTCTGAAATTAATACTTTAAAGAACAATGGGGATAAACTTTCTCTTCCTAAACAAGTTGCTTTGGTTTCTGGTGATAAAGGAACAGTTCAAAATAAACTATCTATCTGTGAAGTAACTGAATCAAAGGTTTCTGGAAAGGAATGCAGTGATGGTCTGTCAGAATTTCCTCACTATAATGAAACACACTATCCTTCTAATTCCCACAGTGAGCCAGAGGTAACAAGCTTCAAGAATTTTAGTCAAGCTCAAGACTCTCGACAACCACTACATCACAGCACACCCAATGACAAGAGTATAAATTGGTttgaaaatgaaagctgtttgccTAAGCCGTCACCAGAAAAAAATGACAACACTTCAAGCATTACACATATTTTGTTTGAAAATGTTTCTCAAAACTGTACAAATTCTGTGATTAGTAGAAAAGATAATCAAGAGCTTCAGGTAGAAAGAATGTTAAGTTTTAAAGATTCCAGTTCGCAGAACGAAGTGGGGTCACAGGATCTCTTTGAAACGCAGCTCCACACTCGGTCTGAAAATATTGAGATAAAACGAAGTTGTGCATCTCATAGAAAGTGGTGGAAAAATCACAGAACTACGCAGAGTAGTTCAGAAGGTTCAGGAAGTGTGACCAGTGACAAAGGTGAACCCAGCAAAAGACTGACTGGAATTATTGACCAAAATTGTGTCAGTCAAGTGAGCATTAATGAGCCGCTCACAAAAATAGACATGCAGGAAGACCATAATACCAGAATGCACCAAACAGAAGAACTTATGATAAAGGAGATTGAACAAGAAATGATGAAGGAATTTATAAGTGAAATTTCTGAAAAAGAAGTGAGTACAAACTGTGAAATTTCTAAAGAAATTGCAGAAGGCAAGGAAAGAATAAAAATGAACAGAAAGAGCAATTTTCATACTTCTGAGGTGATACATAAAGTGAGACATAAAGATGAGGTGCAGAACAAATTAATTAGAGTTTTAGACGAGTCTGAAAATTTGAACAAATGTAAATTTCTAAATAATTGTATTGATGATCTAAATAAAGGCTCAATCCAAAAAACTGTGCCTGATGAACTTTTTGAAGATAACATTGATGTTTTTGTTCATGAAGCTTCTTGCCTAGAGAACAGTGAACAGCAAAACAGACATTCTAATACTGCCAAAGAATGTGATGCATTAAAGGAGAAAGGAAGACTTAAGGTAATTCCTCAAGAGCACTGTAATAAAGAGAATTTACCAGTAGGTAATGTAATTGCTCAGAAAAATTGCCTTGAAAACGTAGTGAGAAGTAACAAAGATAGAGATATCCTTTGTGTAAATGAAGCAAATGTGCATTCTGAATATACATATCAAGATGAAACATTTATTAATGATACAAAACATGAACCACATAACTTTATTAATAAAGAaaatgtgaggctgcatactctgTCAGTCAGTGAGAAGTATGGGAGAATTCTAACATCATCTCTGGTAACCTTACCTGATGGTAATGAAGACAAAATAAATATCCTCACCGTACATGAATGTGGCTTTATTCTTTGGAGTGCAAGTAGAaaaggaaggtggttaagggcaaGATCAGAAAGTCATCCAGTAGATCTGCAGTCCAGTTTTGGAAAGCCAGCTTCAAGCAGAGTAGGtttacaagagatctgggaagaaTTAAGTGAAGTTTCTCACCAAGTTGGAAGAGCATCAGATATAAG GAATATTGTAGCAGTGGGACTGCCATCAGATGAAGAAACCAGATACTTGGTAGCCATAACTACAACTACCGAAGCAGACTTGCGGTTACTCTGCATACTTTTTAGCCCAAGTGACAAGTCGTTGGTCATAGAATCTGGACTCGGCCTTTCTTTTTG TACATCCAAGAATTTGTTTGCCTGTGCACTTGGAGAATGGTGCATTGCTATTTATTGGAACACCATTGAACCTTCCAGTTCAGCGTGCTTTTTAGTAGTGGATTTGGATGTGACATTTTCCAAACGTAACAAACAGTGGGCGCTACAGTGTTGTTCTTCACTGCGTTCACAAATTCTGGATAGACCTCTAGATTGTCTTGTAGCTCTTAATCAACCAG ATCCCAAGGGAGTTGTGTTGTGCACAGCAGGgaacatcctatatatatatgatgctATAGAAAATACCATCTTGCAGCAAATTAAGTGGGAGGCTATACCACCATCTTGGACCTTAGCATCTCAA GAGTTGGTGTTTCTCATAAGCATGGACATCGATGGTGGGAAGATGCACTTGACAGTTCTGAATCCTGTAAGTGGCATACAAGAAACCTTCACCGAGACATTTCCTGATGACTTAAG attacatgAGAGCAACACTGAAGACGCCTCATTAAAACCGTGCGGAACTGTTAGACTAACTTGTGCTTGTTTTCAGCCATATGGTCTTGTCCTTGTGTTAGACAATGGAGTTGTAGTTCATGTGCCCTTTGATGCTTTTAAATGTAAAATGGAACCTGTgaaaatggaagatgtacagtacagatga
- the LOC138371164 gene encoding repetin-like has protein sequence MRSGAHTLRTQGRSLGLGQSLQLTKSLQLGQSLQLGQSLQLGQSLQLGQSLQLGQSLQLDQSLQLGQSLQLGQSLQLGQSLQLGQSLQLGQSLQLGQSLQLGQSLQLGQSLQLGQSLQLGQSLQLGQSLQLGQSLQLGQSLQLGQSLQLGQSLQLGQSLQLGQSLQLGQSLQLGQSLQLGQSLQLGQSLQLGQSLQLGQSLQLGQSLQLGQSLQLGQSLQLGQSLQLGQSLQLGQSLQLGQSLQLGQSLQLGQSLQLGQSLQLGQFFWLGQGFFVA, from the exons ATGCGCTCAGGTGCACACACTCTtagaacccaag GCCGGTCTCTGGGGCTAGGCCAGTCCCTGCAGCTAACCAAGTCCTTGCAGCTAGGCCAGTCCTTGCAGCTAGGCCAGTCCTTGCAGCTAGGCCAGTCCTTGCAGCTAGGCCAGTCCCTGCAGCTAGGCCAGTCCTTGCAGCTAGACCAGTCCCTGCAGCTAGGCCAGTCCTTGCAGCTAGGCCAGTCCTTGCAGCTAGGCCAGTCCCTGCAGCTAGGCCAGTCCTTGCAGCTAGGCCAGTCCCTGCAGCTAGGCCAGTCCTTGCAGCTAGGCCAGTCCCTGCAGCTAGGCCAGTCCTTGCAGCTAGGCCAGTCCCTGCAGCTAGGCCAGTCCCTGCAGCTAGGCCAGTCCTTGCAGCTAGGCCAGTCCCTGCAGCTAGGCCAGTCCTTGCAGCTAGGCCAGTCCCTGCAGCTAGGCCAGTCCCTGCAGCTAGGCCAGTCCCTGCAGCTAGGCCAGTCCCTGCAGCTAGGCCAGTCCTTGCAGCTAGGCCAGTCCCTGCAGCTAGGCCAGTCCCTGCAGCTAGGCCAGTCCCTGCAGCTAGGCCAGTCCCTGCAGCTAGGCCAGTCCCTGCAGCTAGGCCAGTCCCTGCAGCTAGGCCAGTCCCTGCAGCTAGGCCAGTCCCTGCAGCTAGGCCAGTCCTTGCAGCTAGGCCAGTCCTTGCAGCTAGGCCAGTCCTTGCAGCTAGGCCAGTCCCTGCAGCTAGGCCAGTCCTTGCAGCTAGGCCAGTCCTTGCAGCTAGGCCAGTCCCTGCAGCTAGGCCAGTTCTTTTGGCTTGGCCAGGGTTTTTTTGTAGCTTGA